The following proteins come from a genomic window of Dreissena polymorpha isolate Duluth1 chromosome 1, UMN_Dpol_1.0, whole genome shotgun sequence:
- the LOC127876441 gene encoding streptavidin-like, which yields MIGFLAALLVLRLLFAASEIQDTNKMYTSGSDALYNCSSVEEICKVPIPSSYNNCSRAGVWKNELQSVMRITCIQGQIRGFYCSAVGKAKSYYPLSGRYLVARGNSVIMGWTVAWQNPSGNNQSSTSWSAISYTGDVIESQWLLTSYSTELWRTVMSNRDRFMKVRC from the exons ATGATTGGATTTTTG GCCGCGCTGCTTGTTCTACGTCTGCTGTTCGCCGCTAGTGAGATCCAGGACACAAATAAGATGTATACTTCCGGTTCTGATGCTCTGTATAACTGCTCATCCGTCGAAG AAATATGCAAAGTGCCTATTCCGAGTTCGTATAATAACTGCTCGAGGGCTGGGGTTTGGAAGAACGAGCTCCAATCAGTCATGCGAATCACGTGCATTCAAGGGCAAATAAGGGGCTTCTACTGTAGCGCCGTTGGGAAGGCGAAGTCCTACTATCCGTTGTCAGGAAGATACTTGGTTGCCAGGGGTAACTCGGTCATCATGGGATGGACCGTCGCATGGCAGAACCCCAGTGGAAATAATCAGTCGTCGACGTCATGGTCCGCCATATCGTACACGGGTGACGTCATCGAGAGTCAATGGCTGCTGACGTCATATTCGACGGAGCTTTGGAGAACAGTCATGAGCAATCGCGATCGGTTCATGAAAGTTAGATGTTAG